Within the Nitrospira sp. genome, the region CGTCTGCTGAAGCCGGAGGATTGCGTGTGTGTGATTTCTGACCAGGCTCGGGACGTGCGCCGGCCGCAGCACGAGAGCCGGGAATGTGTCCCGCTCCTCGTCTTCGGCCCCAAGTTGGCTCGTGGAGTCAATCTGGGAGACCGGATGAGCTATGCCGACCTGGGGCAGACCATTGTCGAGGCATTCGACGGAGCGAGACTGTCCGTGGGAGAGAGTTTCCTCGCGGCCTTGCGGTCGGGGTGAGGACAAAAGGGATTTGTCATGGGATACGATGCGCGCGTGCAGGCTCTGGGGCTGATCTTGCCAATCGCGCCGAAGCCGGTGGCGAACTACATTCCGGCCGCGCTTGTCGGCGAGCTGCTTTTCTTGAGCGGCGTCTTGCCTTTTCGGGAAGGGCACGTGGTGTCGCCCGGCAAACTCGGTCGCGAGGTGACCATCGAGCAAGGCGAAGCAGCAGCCCGCCAGGCGGTGCTGAACGCGTTGGCGATCGTGCGGACGGAGCTCGGGACGCTCGACAAAGTTCGTCGCATCGTCAAGTTGACCGGTCACGTGGCCTCCGCGCCGGAATTCGTGCAGCAGCCTGCTGTTATCAACGGAGCGTCCGATCTGCTGGTGCAGGTGTTCGGCGACGCCGGTCGGCACACACGCGTGGCAGTTGGGGCGGCCGAATTACCCCTGAACGCGGCCGTAGAGTTGGAATTGATTCTCCAGGTGCATGCCGAGGCGTGACCTTGCCGCGCTTGTACCCCCATCGCCGGTTGCCTTGACACCCAAAAAAATCGCTTGTTATAGTGCCACGATCCCCTGAACGAGGATTTTGCCTCCCCCGTATGACGGGTTTGCTGCGTGGGGAACAACCGGACACGCAGGGGCCGTAGACCTTTCTCCTTTCACGAAACGAGAATCATTATGCGTCGCACACTTGTTTCTCTGTCGGTTGCTCTGCCTCTGCTCGCCTGGGCGTCACTGTTCCTCGCGGACCTGTCCATCGCCGAAGCAGGCACATCTCAAGATAAGACCGAGATTCAGATGGCACCGGATGCGGCGGCCCCAGGCGCCGTCGTCGTGATCGTCGGAGATGAGTTCGGTCAGTTTGCTAACGCACAGGATAGCCGAGTGCTCTTCAACGGGATTCCGGCACTCGTCCAGCGCTGGGAACCTTCCTTGATCGAGGTACGCGTGCCGTCCGACGCCAAGGACGGTACCGTGGAAGTGCACAAAGGGACGCAGCGCATCGTGGCCGGGCAGTTCACCGTCACACGACCTGTTATCGATCGCGTCGAACCGGCGGAAACGGAGGCCGGTGCGATTCTGCATATCAAAGGACAGCACTTCGGACCGACCGCCGGCCCGCGCGATCCGAATTCGATGTTTGGGGTGAACGACGTGGTCATAGGTGGCGTCGTCGTGCGCGCGCGTCGATGGCATGACGATAAGATCGAGGTGCAGGTGCCGAGTAATGCCAAGAGCGGGTCGGTCCAAGTCCGCTTGGGTTCGTCGGATCCTCTGCCGGACGGCTCATGCTGTGCGGAACTGCAGCGGACGACCAGCAACACAGCGGAGGTAAAGTTGCTGCCGACGGTTCGCATCGATCCCGTTGCGGGTCCGGTCGGCACGAAGGTCGTGATATTCGGATCAGCTTTCGGCAAGGACAAGGGGCCGAACGACGCCATTACTTTTGGCGGTCATCCGGCTGTCATTGATCAATGGAAGGATACGACGATCGTCGCTCATGTGCCGCTTGACGCGGAATCGGGACCGGTCGTGCTCAGACATGGCGACGAACAGCGTACCGTGGGGAAATACCAGGTCAATGTCCCCAAGGTGACCAGCATGACGCCGATGGGCGCACCGATCGGGACGATGGTAAAAATCACGGGCGAAAATTTCGGGCTCTATTCGGAGAGCGGGTCGTCTGCATTTGCATTCACCGATTTCAATATCGGGGACAACGGGATCGAGTTCGGCGGGGTGCCGGGGATTGTGTACCGGTGGCACGATAACCGCATCGATGCATGGGTTCCGTTCAGTGCCAAGGACGGGCCGGTGATCGTCACACGTGGTGCGAACCGACCGAATCCGGACGGGAGCTGTTGCGCAGAGAAGAAGGTCCTGAAGTTTCAGGCCGGCACCTTCACGGTCGTGACCCCGCGCGTCACGTCCTATTCTCCGCATTCGGCAGGCCTGGATGACATCGTGACGATCAAGGGATCGGGCTTCGGCGACTTCATCAAGATGCGTGAAACTGTCAAGATCGGCATGGCGGAGCATGCGTACAAACGCAAAGCTCAGGACATCGACGAGAACATCTCTCGTACGGAGGTCTTGTTCAACGGCGTCGCTGTGCAAGTGGTGTCGTGGAAGGACGACGAGATCAAGATCCGCGTTCCTCGCCGACACCTGTGGGGAATCGGCAAGGGGCAGGAATTCCAGCCCGATCTGTCGAAAGGCCAAATCGTGGTCCGCAGAGGGTCTTGGGACCCGCTTCCAGACGGCACGTGCTGTCATCCGCAGCAGTATATTTCCATTCCGGTCGGCGACTTCACGATTGAAGCGCGTGGTCTTCCCGACCAGGATTGGTACCAAAACAATCGTTACGACGCCGATACCAACCAGTAAGACCGTCATCACGACAAGTCGTTCTTGTGCCATCGTTACGACCGGGTTTCCAGAGTGTTCGACAGCCTCGCCAAGTGCTGCGAAGGACCTTCGGCACGAGTCTAATCGTGCTCTGCCTCGCGGCATCGGTCCAACTCCTCCAGCACATTGCCTCGGCTACAGACGGCTCGGATCGTATCGGCATTGCCGCGCAGCGGAGCGGAACTGCGCATACGCTGTTGTCCGTGTATTTTCAAAGCCCTCAGCTGGGATGGGCGGTCGGCGGCGGCGGCACGATCATAAGGACGGAAGACGGTGGCAAACGGTGGACATCTGCGAAGAGCGGGACATCCGTTTTGCTCACCGGAGTGACGTTTCCGGACGACCGCAATGGGTGGGTCGTGGGTGCGGGAGGGACCATCCTGTTCAGCGTCGATGGTGGGGAGCGATGGCGGAGACAACTCAGCGGAACTCAGAATACGTTGTACGCCGTGACGTTCTTGACGCCGGCGCTTGGGTGGGTGGTTGGTGAGCGCGGGTTGATCATGCGGACGGATGACGGGGGCCGCCGGTGGTCCGAGCAGGCGGCGGTCACAAATGCGAATCTGTACGGTGTCGTATTTCGGGATCCCCAACACGGCGTGGCGGTCGGGGCGCTCGGGACGATCCTCGTGACGGACGATGGGGGCGAATCATGGCAGGTGAAGGACACCAAGAGCACAGGAACGTTCTTCGACGTCGGTTTTTCCGATGCCGTCACCGGTTGGGTGGTCGGCAATGCGGGTGCCATGATGCTCACGACCGACGGCGGAGAAAGCTGGACGGATCGCACCCTGTCGTGCATCGGTCTCTGTACGCGCGTCACGGACTTACTCAAGATTCGCTTTACGGCTCCCAACACCGGCTGGATCGTCGGCGAACGGGGTACCTTGTATCGGTCCACCGACGGAGGAGGGTCTTGGGCCGCACAACCGCCGCTAGGGCGAGATTCGTTGTTCGGCCTGTCCTTCGGTGATGCCCGGCACGGCTGGGCTGTTGGAGAAAACGGGACCATCCAGGCCATTCACCCGTGACCATCTTACTTCGATTGTATCGCCGTTCCCAGTCGGCCAAGACGGCCTTGGATGATGCTGATCGCCGCCAGGGACGCGGTTTCTGATCTCAGAATATTCTCCCCCATTCCGACCGGCACAGCCCCCTTTTTCACAAGACCGTCGATTTCCTTCTCCCTCCATCCGCCCTCCGGGCCTACCAAGAGCGTGATTGTCTGCTGTCGGGTGTCCAGTCCGACCGTCTGAAGGCTCACGGCGTGCGTGCGTTCGAGAAGGACCAGTGCGAGGCCTGGTGAATCCCACTGTATCATCCACTGCTCAAGCGACAGGGGACCGGCCACAACCGAAGGAAGCCACCGTTCTGATTGCTGCGACGCTTCGATCGAGATGCGCTGCCATCGTTCCCGCTGCGCCTCTGCTCGCTTGGGATCGGGACGGACGACGCTCTGATCGGTCACGAGCGGTTGAATGGATTCCACACCGAGTTCCGTGGCTTTTTGAATCACCCAGTCCATACGGTCGTGTTTGAGAATGGCTTGGGCGAGGACGAGTTGGGGAGATGGGGGCGTGACGGCGTCGGTCGACTCTGCGATGTGCGATGTCAAGCGTGTGCGGTCGACCGACGTCACGGTCGTGCGATAACGACGCACTCCTGGCACCGTCAAGTACAGGGTGTCGCCGGGTTGGCTCCGAAGACTCGCCCGAAGGTGGTGCAAGAGAGCACCGGAAACAGTAATCACCTCTCCTTGCACATTGGAGGGATCGATAAAGAAGGCCGGCATGGGAGGCGAGTGACCGCTAGGGGTCGCGGCGAACCGATGATAGGACGCTACTCAAAGAGGGTCTTCACCTTATCCAAGAGCCCTTCTCCATCTTGCTCCAGAGACATTCCGCTGTCCTTGGCAAACTCCTTGAGGAGATCCTTCTGGCGTTCGCTGAGCTTCGTCGGGATTTGGACCTTGACCGTGCAAATCTGATCGCCTGGATGGGCTCCCTTCAGGCTTGGAATGCCTCCGCCTTTGATTCGGACCGGACTATCGTGCTGGGTGCCGGGCGTCACCTTGATCGTCGCCGACCCTTTGAGCGTTGGAACTTCCACTTTTCCGCCCAGACTGGCCGTGATGAAGCTGATAGGCACGTCGCAGACGATATCCGTCCCGCGGCGGCTGAATACCGGATGCGGTTTGACCCTCAATGCGACAAACAGGTCTCCCGGGGGTCCTCCATTCAGGCCGTGCTCGCCCTCGTTTGAAAGCCGGAGGCGCATGCCATCTTCGATTCCGGCCGGAATTTGGACCGAGAGCAATCGTTCTCGATAGAGGCGTTGTCGTCCCTGGCAGGTCTTGCAGGGCTCCGTGATGACCTGGCCGTTTCCGTTGCAGTGGTGACACGTGCGGCTGATACTGAAGAAGCCCTGTTGCAGGCGTAGTTGTCCCGTACCCTTGCAACTCGGGCACACTTTCACGGAGGCTTGGGACCGGGCGCCCGTGCCCTGGCAGTCCTGGCAGGTTTCCCAACGAGGAATCTTGAGTTTGGCTTCTTTGCCGAATACGGCTTCTTCGAAGGTCAGCTCGAGGTTATATTGAAGATCGGATCCACGCTCGCCGCGCTGTCTGGTGCCCCCACGGGCCCCACCGAAGAAATCCTCAAAAATGTCGTTGAAAATGTCACCGAAGCCGCCTTGGCCAAAATCGAATCCTTCGAATCCGGCGCCGCCTTGGGCGCCCGCATGACCAAATGCATCGTAGCGCCGGCGCTTGTCCTGATCGCTGAGAACCTCGTACGCCTCGGCGATTTCCTTGAATCGCTCCTCAGCCTGCTTTTTGTCCCGATCACTCTGTTGCACATCGGGATGATGCTGGCGGGCGAGCTTTCGGAAGGCCTTCTTGATGTCCTCATCGGAGGCCGTTCGTTCAAGGCCAAGCGTTTCGTAGTAGTCGCGCTTGCTCACGGATGAATACGCTTTCTCTCAGCGGTTGGAGGAAAGACAAAGACCGAGCCTGAGGGCGTCAGGGCTCGGTCTTCGACAGGCTCATTATAGGCTACTTCTTGTCCTTGTCCACTTCTTCGAATTCTGCGTCCACAACCTTTTCGTCCGTCTTCTGGGCACCGTCCCCACCTTGAGGTGACTCGCCGCCCGGGGTCGCCGCGGCGGAGGCTTTCTTGTACATCTCCTCGGCCAGTTTGTGCGAGGCCGTGGTCAAGGCCTGGGTCGCGGACTGAATGGCGGCAGCGTCCGTGCCCTCCATGGCTTTTTTGAGCGATGCGAGCGCTTCTGTGATTTGGTTCTTGTCGGACTCGGCGATCTTGTCGCCGTGTTCGGCCAGATTTTTCTCGGTGCCGTAGATCAGGCTGTCCGCCTGGTTCTTTGCTTCTGCCAACTGGCGGCGCTTTTTATCCTCGTCGGAGTGGCTTTGTGCGTCGCGCACCAGGTTTTCGATCTCTTCCTTGCTGAGACCGCTGGACGCCGTAATCTTGATGGATTGTTCTTTGCCCGTGCCGAGATCCTTCGCGGACACGTGGACGATACCGTTGGCATCGATGTCGAACGTCACCTCGACCTGCGGCATGCCGCGCGGTGCCGGTGGAATCCCCACGAGGTCAAATTGCCCAAGCAGCTTGTTGTCGTTGGCCATCTCACGTTCGCCCTGGAAGACGCGGATGGTGACCGCGGTTTGGTTATCCGCGGCGGTTGAGAAGACTTGACTCTTTTTCGAGGGGATCGTCGTATTGCGCTCGATCAAGTGCGTGAAAATCCCGCCAAGGGTTTCGATGCCCAAGGTGAGAGGGGTCACGTCCAGGAGGAGCACGTCCTTGACCTCTCCCTTCAAGACGCCACCTTGTATGCCCGCTCCGATGGCCACCACTTCGTCGGGGTTGACCCCTCGATGCGGTTCCTTTCCGAAGAAGTCCTTCACCGTCTGGATGACCTTGGGCATGCGGGTCATGCCACCGACCAGCACGACTTCGTTGATGTCCCGAGCGGACACACCGGCATCGGCGAGCGCTTTTTTGCAGGGCTCAATCGTGCGCTGCACGAGGTCGTCCACCAGCTGTTCCAGCTTGGCACGAGTCAGCTTGGTCACCAGGTGTTTGGGACCGCTTGCATCCGCGGTAATGAACGGCAGGTTGATCTCGCTCTCCTGTGAGGACGACAACTCGATCTTGGCACGTTCGGCCGCTTCTTTGAGCCGCTGGAGTGCCATGCGATCCTTCCGCAGATCGATGCCTTGATCCTTCTTGAATTCATCGACCAGCCAGTCCATCACGCGCAAATCGAAGTCGTCTCCTCCCAAGTACGTGTCGCCGTTGGTCGACTTGACCTCGAAGACGCCCTCTCCGATTTCCAGGATCGAGATGTCGAACGTTCCGCCGCCCAGGTCGTACACGGCGATGCGCTCGTCTTTTTTCTTGTCCAAGCCGTAGGCCAAGGACGCCGCGGTCGGCTCATTGATGATGCGGAGCACCGTGAGGCCCGCGACCTGTCCCGCGTCCTTGGTCGCTTGCCGCTGGCTGTCGTCGAAATAGGCCGGGACGGTAATGACCGCCTCGCTCACCTTTTCTCCGAGGTAATCTTCCGCCGTCTGTTTCATCTTTTGGAGGATCATCGCGGAGACTTCCGGCGGACTATAGCTCTTGCCGCGAATTTCGACGTGGGCGTCGCCATTGCTTGCTTCCAGGACCTTGTACGGGAGACGCTTGATGGCGTCCTGTACTTCCTTTGAGCGGAACTTGCGTCCCATGAGCCGCTTGACGGAGTAGATGGTGTTTTCCGGATTGGTGATCGCCTGTCGTTTGGCAATCTGACCGACCAATCGTTCGCCTTTATCGGTGATCGCCACAACAGAGGGAGTAGTACGACTTCCCTCAGCATTCGCGATCACAACGGGATCCCCGCCACTCATGATGGCCACGCAGGAGTTCGTCGTGCCTAAATCGATGCCGATGACTTTTCCCATGGATACGCTCCTTCCGTAAAACTCATCTAAACCGTGAACTCGTTGTTAGAAACCCGATGCGCGTCCGGCTCTGGTTAGGCCTCACCCGACGGGGATGCCGACGCGACACTGACCATGGCGGCCCTGAGAACGCGCTCGTGCAACAGGTACCCTTTCTGGTATTCCTCCACCACATGACCGGGCTGGACGGCGTCGGATTCCACCTGAGCTACGGCTTGGTGCTGAGTAGGATCGAAGGGTTGCCCCTCCGATTGGACCTGCTTGACCCCAAATTTCCCCAGGCTTTCGAGTAACTGTTTCAAGGTCAATTCCACACCCTGGATCAAGGCATCGCCGCCCGATGTTTCCTTCGAAGCCTTGATGGCTCGCTCCAGGTTGTCGATCACGGGCAAGACCTCTCGCAGGACCGATTCATTGCCGAAGCGGATGCTGTCTCGTTGCTCGCGCTGGGACACTCGCTTGTAATTTTCCATTTCGGCCGCGAGCCGCAGATACCGGTCGTGCCAGGATTGTGCCTCCTCTGCCTTCGCAGCGAGCGCAGATTTCAGCGATTCCTGTTCCTCCGTCTCCGCGGACGCGTCCTGAGCTTCGGCTTCGTTTGGAACATCCAAGTCATTGAAGTTGTGACTTTTTTCTTGTGAATCGTCCACGCGCAATACCTCTACCCGTTCCGAGATAGTCACTGCACACCTAAAGTCAACCAGGCCCGTAATATTTCCTCAGATTTTCGGCCGAGGAGAGTGAAGAGTCAGATTCGATCGCCGAGGCTACGGGCATACAGCAACGCAAGGCCTTCCAGCGTGAGGAAGGGGCGGATCTCTTGAATTCGCTGGGACTCCGGCGCGATGACGGAGGCAAGCCCGCCTGTCGCAATGACGTGTGGGGTCGTACAGAGCTCGCGAACCATTCGGTCGACAATATGATCCACGAGGCCGGCATAGCCATAAATCAGCCCGGACTGCATGCTGCTGGCTGTGTCGCGGCCGATAACGGTCTTCGGCTTTTGAAGGGCTACCTTCGGAAGCTTGGCTGTGCGCGACCACAACACATCCGCGCTGATTCCTAGACCGGGGGCGATCACGCCGCCAAGATACTCTCCCTGACTCGTGACCGCGCAAAACGTGGTCGCCGTCCCGAAATCGATGATGATGAGGTCGCTCCGATAAAGATAAAAGGCTGACGCTGCATTCACAATCCGGTCGCTCCCGATTTCCCTTGGATTTGCATAGCGGAGGGTCAGGCCGGTGTCCATGTCCGATGTCACGAACACAGGAGTCCGATGAAAATACGTTTCGCTGAGGAGTTCGAACGTCTGAGCGAGTGAGGGGACCACGCTCGAAATAATGACGCCCTCCACAGCCTCGGCATCGAATCCCGATAGACGAACCAAGCCGCGGAAGTCGAGCCCATATTCATCCGCGGTCTTTGACGCGTCGGTGGCCAGACGCCAGTGCCCCTTGAGGGTGGGCCCTTCGAAGAGTCCCCAGACGACGTTGGTATTTCCAATATCAATCGCGAGCAGCATACGTCACGCTGAACGTAAGTGGACCACATCGCCTGCCAACACTTCAACTAGCTCTTCCGCCGGGCCGATTGAAGCTTCCCGCCTGGCTTCGACCAGGAGCGCACCCGAAGGGGCGATGTCACGCGCCCGGCCAACCAGGCACACATCGTGCTGGCGGTCGATCCGTACCATTCGTCCGATCGTTCCACAAGCTTGCCGATACTCCCGACGGACGTGTTCCACGTCGCCGCCACAGACCGAGTCGAGGCGAGGCTCGAGTTCGTTGAGGATCGAGGCGAAAAGCGAAGCGCGCTGAACTTCTGTTCCGGTATGGATTGCAAGCGAGGTCGCAGCTTCTGTCAGTTCATCGGGGAAGTCTCTCGCGTGCTGGCTGACGTTCAGCCCAATGCCCACGATCAGGGCGAGCGAACGATCGGCTGTGGCGAGACTTTCGCACAGAACGCCGCCGAGCTTTCTCTCCTGCATGAGCAGGTCGTTCGGCCATTTCAATGTTGGTTCAAGGCCTAAAGATCGGCGTATGCCCGCCGCGACTCCGACGGCCGCAGCCAGCGGGATCCAGGTGATCCACTCCTGCTTGCCTTCGACGGGAAGAAGGGGACGAAGCAAGACCGAAAAGCACAGGCTTTTTCCTGGCTCGGAGTACCACTGGCGACCCCGACGCCCCCGGCCGGCTGATTGCCGGTCTGCGCAGACGACCGTTCCGTGAACGACGCCTCGGCCGGCGAGCCGGCCGGCTTCCGCGTTCGTCGAATCGACGTGCTCGAAACAGTGCAGCGCGCGTCCAACATGTTGTGTGTGCAAAAGGGCAGAAATGGATTCTGGCGAAAGTTCCTGGTGCATGCTGTCGAATGCAGGGTGAAGGACGACGCCGATCACTCCGTGAGTTGGTTATACCGTGAGATCGAGACCGATGTCGACGGCGGGGGCCGAATGGGTGAGGGCTCCAATGGAGATATACGTAGGGCCGAGGGCGGCATAGTCGGCGACGTTCGCGAGCGTGATGCCGCCAGAGACTTCCGTTTGGGCACGCCCGCCAATCAGGTCGATCGCGCGGCGGACCATCGCGGGCGGCATGTTGTCGAGTAGAATGATGTCGGCGCGTCCCTCCAGCGCAGGAGGAATCTGCTCGAGGGAGTCCGCCTCCACGATGACATGCGTCTGGAACCCTCCGCGGTTCTTGGCGAGACGGCAGCACTCGGTCAGGCTCTGCCCAAGGTGAGATGCCAGCAGAAGATGGTTGTCCTTGATCAGGATTCCGTCACTCAGAGACAGGCGATGATTGCTTCCACCGCCCACGCGGACAGCCCACTTTTGCAGCGTCCGCAGACCGGGGGTCGTCTTGCGTGTATCGAGAATGATGACGTGATACGCTTTGACGGCCTCGCAGAATCGTGCCGTGAGGGTGGCGATGCCGGAGAGGTGCTGAAGGAAATTCAAGGCCACGCGTTCGCCGCTCAAGATCGAACGACCGTCTCCTGTCACGGTCAGGATGGCATCGCCGGGCTGAGCTGTCTGTCCATCGGCGCAATTGCGGACGAACGTGAGGCCCGCATCGACTTGGCGGAAGGCTTCTTCTGCCAAGGGGACGCCGGCGACGGTGAGGGTCTGTTTCGCCAAAATGGTTCCGGTTGCCCGGATAGGTGATGGGAACAGGGTGGAGGTAGTGAGGTCGCCGGACGGGAGATCCTCAAAAAGTGCCAGCCGGACGAGATGACTGATGTGTTCCTGCGAAGGTGCAGAGGTCGCGGTAGGCATCAGCTCATCGCCTTGAGCTGTTCCAGGCTGCTCCCGAGGATCTCCAGGTTTTGCTGAATGGCGGCTTTCCGCTGTAGGTGATCGAGCTTGACCTCGTCCGGCGCCTTGTCCATAAACTCCTTGTTATTGAGCTTCGTCTCTAGGCGTGACTTCTCTCGGGTTTCCTCGGCCTGCTGTTTTTCGATGCGTTCCCTCGCCTTCTGAAGATCGATCTCTTCGCCTACTGGTATTCCGATCGTCATTCCCTGTCGAGCAAGTATGAGCATGCGCCTCGTTGGCCAGGTGCCCTTCTCAGCAAGATGCGCCTTACCCTTTCCAAGCGCATCGAGATAGAGGTTCCCGGCCCGAAAGGAATAGCGTTCACTTCCCGTGACGCTATCGAGATAAAAATCGAGATTGTGCGAAGAAGGCAAATTTAACAGAGACCGGCCGGTTCGAAGAAGCGAGATGGCGCGTTGTAGTGCCTCCATAGACTGCTCCGCCCCCAGCGCTTGGGTGTTGGTGATGTCTGACGGCAATTCAGCATTCGGAAAAGGTGCGATCATGACACTATCACCGTCATGCGGAATGGCCTGCCAGAGTTCCTCGGTAAGAAACGGCATGAAAGGATGGAGAAGCCGCATCAGCTTCTCGAAGGACTCCACGAGCGTCTGTCTGGCGCCAGGCGCGGAGGCAGGGTCTTGAAGTGAAACCTTCGCCATCTCCAAGTACCAGTCGCAGTACTCATGCCATACGAACTGATACAAGAGGTGGCAGGCGTGGTCGAACCGATAGGTCTCGAGCGCGTCCGAAACCGATTCGGCAGTCTTTGCCAATCGAGACACGACCCACATGTCTGGGAGCGTTCGCCTCGCCGACTCTCCGCCCGACTTGTGATTCCTCTCAATGTTCATCAATAGAAACCGCGCGGCGTTCCAAATCTTATTGGCGAAGTTGCGATAGCCTTCGATCCGTTCCTCAGCCAATTTGATGTCGCGGCCCGGTGTCGACATCGATGCGAGCGTAAAGCGCAGCGAGTCCGTGCCGTACTTCTCCATGACGTGGAGGGGATCGATGACGTTGCCTTTCGACTTGCTCATTTTTTGCCCTTCGGCGTCTCGCACGAGGGCATGAATATAGACGTCCTTGAAGGGAATCGCTTTATCGAGATTGTCCGGGTCTTCGGGGTCTCGCATGAACTTGAGTCCCATCATGATCATCCGCGCGACCCAGAAGAAGAGAATGTCCAACCCCGTGACGAGTGTCGAGGTGGGATAGAATCGTTTGAGATCTTCGGTCCGATCGGGCCATCCCAGCGTCGAAAATGGCCACAAAGCCGAGGAGAACCACGTGTCCAGGACGTCCGGGTCCTGCAGGAGTGTGCCTGTATGGCCCTTGGGGCAAGCCGCGGGCGGAGTTTTCCTTACGATGGGTCTGGCGTCGGAGGGAATGAGGGGCGCTCCATCGGATGCACGGCGTAGGAAGGGCGTCCCATAACACGCCTCGCAGTACCATGCCGGAATTTGATGTCCCCACCAGATCTGGCGTGACACGCACCAGTCTTTGATGTCCCTCATCCAGCCGAGATAGTTGTTCTTCCAAGCCTCGGGGATGATGCGGATCCGGCCCTCTTCGACGACTCGTATTGCGGGCTCTGCCAGTGGCTGGATTTTAACGAACCACTGATCCGAGAGCAGCGGTTCCACGACTGTTTTGCACCGATAGCACTTGCCGAGCGCCATCTTGTGCGGCTCGACTTTTTCCAGCAAGCCTCGCTCTTTGAGCCAATGTTCGATCTTCGGGCGGACCTTCGCTGCGGACAATCCTTCGACTGCCGCCACAACGTCTGGATCGCTTCCGGCAGCTTGCAGCAACGCTGGCGCCAGAGCTGCATGCACATCCATGATTTTGATCCGCGGCAGATCATGACGCTCGCCGGCCGCGAAGTCGTTGAAGTCGTGTGCGGGAGTGATCTTGACGGCTCCGGTCCCGAACTCGCGGTCGACGAGGATGGGATCACCGACAATGGGGATCTCGCGGGTCGTGAGGGGTAGCCGGACGCGTTTGCCGATGAGATGACGGTAACGATCATCGTCGGGATGGACGGCCACGGCGGTGTCACCCAGCATCGTCTCCGGACGCGT harbors:
- the valS gene encoding valine--tRNA ligase, with the translated sequence MTPRELAKVYDPHEVEERWYRQWNDRGYFRPPDQDKAEHYSIVIPPPNVTGSLHVGHALNNSLQDILIRWRRMQGRDALWIPGMDHAGIATQNVVERQLAEEGLSREALGREAFVQRVWQWKEQSGGTILRQLRRLGASCDWERARFTMDEGLSKAVREVFVRLFDDGLLYRGERLINWCPRCLTALSDIEVEHEDTTGKLYTIRYPLAHDPSQHLLIATTRPETMLGDTAVAVHPDDDRYRHLIGKRVRLPLTTREIPIVGDPILVDREFGTGAVKITPAHDFNDFAAGERHDLPRIKIMDVHAALAPALLQAAGSDPDVVAAVEGLSAAKVRPKIEHWLKERGLLEKVEPHKMALGKCYRCKTVVEPLLSDQWFVKIQPLAEPAIRVVEEGRIRIIPEAWKNNYLGWMRDIKDWCVSRQIWWGHQIPAWYCEACYGTPFLRRASDGAPLIPSDARPIVRKTPPAACPKGHTGTLLQDPDVLDTWFSSALWPFSTLGWPDRTEDLKRFYPTSTLVTGLDILFFWVARMIMMGLKFMRDPEDPDNLDKAIPFKDVYIHALVRDAEGQKMSKSKGNVIDPLHVMEKYGTDSLRFTLASMSTPGRDIKLAEERIEGYRNFANKIWNAARFLLMNIERNHKSGGESARRTLPDMWVVSRLAKTAESVSDALETYRFDHACHLLYQFVWHEYCDWYLEMAKVSLQDPASAPGARQTLVESFEKLMRLLHPFMPFLTEELWQAIPHDGDSVMIAPFPNAELPSDITNTQALGAEQSMEALQRAISLLRTGRSLLNLPSSHNLDFYLDSVTGSERYSFRAGNLYLDALGKGKAHLAEKGTWPTRRMLILARQGMTIGIPVGEEIDLQKARERIEKQQAEETREKSRLETKLNNKEFMDKAPDEVKLDHLQRKAAIQQNLEILGSSLEQLKAMS